AGCCATATCGCAATATGGCTTTGGGCTCCGACATCATGGGCACCTTCACGGATCTTTCTTCATCCAAGTGGAAGTCTTGCAGCGTAGTTTTTGTGGGGTCAAACTTGGTCCCCCACTgccctgtttttaaaaataagataggAATAATGGGAAAAGCTATTGCCCAGGTTTGTAGCCAGTAGAATCATATATGAAATAGCTCCCCTTTAGGGAATTTGTCTGGGaaggcagagggtgaggggtcaGAAAATCAGTTACACCTTGCAACTTTGTCTTATTGTTACTGTTGGCTCTCTAGTCCCTTCCACGCTATCGGAGGTTTGACCAGTTTGGACTTGTCAGCCGACACATGCTGGTTGGgtggaggagcagctggagaGAGCTGATATGTTATTTATGTAATTATAAAACTATTTTATATGCATAAATAAAAGTGGCAAACCCTTTGTTGTTTTGCTCATTGTCTTGAAATGTAAGCTGTCCAGGATAGGGACCGTCTGTGTCCCAGTGTTAGAGCACCCAGCACAATGTGGCTCTGAGCCTGCGTAGGCCAGTAGCTTCTCTTGTAACATAAATACTTGACGTCTGGATTCCCTAAAACCGCTCCCCAGTATCTCCTGTTCACGGAGAGCCGTGCTGTGGCAAGCACAGTCCTGAATCCTGTTGGACAGGACGCTCTGTCTTTCATCCTTACAGGCTTTCATCTTCCTCCTTCCCTGACCCCTTTCTGCAAGCAGGTCCAAACTGTGACTCCTCCCCTGCGGAAGCTTTTCCATGGCCATCAGCCCTACCTCCTTTACTAAACTCGGggtagagcaggggttggggccCTGGCCCATGGCTTGTCAGGGCGAGCTGGTGCAtccctcagctcctgttggccaggaacagcaaactggccggtgggagctgcaagcagctgtgCCTGTGGATGTCTGCCAGCTGCAAACCCTTGCACACCATGTGCGGGCAGGAGAGTCCCACCCTCGCAGTCGAGAATCTATGCCCAAGTGCTCAAAGAAgtttcctcctgtcccttagtCTTTTTGCCTGCCTCTTCAGTGTGCGCAGGCCAGAAGACCTTCTCTCCCGTGTTTTCTGGCACGCGGCAAGGAGGCCCGTACACAGAAACACCACGAGCTTTTACCTTTCAAATAAGCTGCCCCAATGAGGCAGATGCTGATGCTGGTAGGTATCGCCTTCAGGAATTTGACCATTTTCCCCTTGGTCTGCTGTTGTACCCAGTTGTTGATGTCTTGAAGATCTGAGTTGGCATTGCCAGTCAGCACCTTGGGCCGTGCTCCATAGGACTTCTCCAGCTGGCTCACAAACCCTATTTTCATTCTTAGTTCTGAGGGGCAGAGAGACCATTactgcagcctgctcctgctgtcaGACGAAAGCTCAAGGCAGTGAACAACCCATACCCTTCCCTGAAATGCTGACGGATGTGTAAGTCTGGCCTGTGTATTGCAACCCTGGGTATGTGCAGAACCCTAGAGCATCTGATTGAAGGGGCGTATTTATCAAGTCTCATGGCCTTATTCTGTGCTCTAGTCTGGCAAAACCTTCAACTAACGGGTAAAGGGGGCACCCTGTAGCTGCCACTGAGCCCTTTCCCTATGCTGCTTTGTGATTACTGTTTAGTGAGCAGCTTGGatcttccccaagccaccagggaGATGATACCGTTCTTCTCAAGGTGTCTAGAGCAGAGTGGAACATGGCGTTTGTTCCTgactcgggggagggagggggagctggtttCAAAGCTGTGCTGGTCAGTGTTGTAACGCAGAAGAGAGAGGAACCGCTGGAGTCAAGCTTAGAGGAGATCCTGGGTCCCTTCTGTGCCAGCTGCTCTGTGGCCAAGTGCCCTGTTAGCACTTTTTCTAAGCTTTTGTATGGGGACCCCCAACACCGTTACTGCCTGGTGTGTTCAGCACAGGGCAAAGCAGCTGCTGCGGCTCCAGACACAGTTTCGTCCTGTAACTGAAGCCGTCCAGGACTGTTACCCATCCATTGTGCTCTACTGCCTGCTGCTCCAAGACTGACAACATTGACTTAGGCAGGCTAAGAAAGACTTTTACTTCTCTCCACAACAATGCGGGTGGCACTTCTTAGGCCCTTGGCAGGTGCAGTgatgctggccagcagctccttgTAGGTGTTGTGCACCTCAGCCTTGTCAAGCAGGTCGTAGAAGAGAGCCCGAGAAATCAAGCCTTCCGTTCGCTCTCCAGCACCTGCCAACCGTAAAGGAAGACGCATGAGGCCTGTAGCCATGCACCAatatgcaggaggaggagaagcaggaacTCACCTAGTAAAAGGCCAGAGAGTGCGGTAGCCACACTGAAGGGAGACAGTAACACATTGGCAGTAGGAGTCTTGCTTGACTGCTGGCGATACAGGTCATAGCCAAAGTTGGAGACTGCAGCTGCAAGTTTGTTTACAGGACTTTTGTAGAAGGGATcttcctcctccactgcctccgtGTTGCCTCCTTCAGGGATACTGGAGTCCTGCCAGGCACAAGACATACTGTTTAGAAATGCTCTTTACCAGAGGGCATGAGCAGTAGTGACAGCCAGAGCATCGGTCACTTTGCAGCCTTTCCTCTGGGAGCTAGGGAAGTACTGACCTTGTGGGAGAACTGAGGGTTGCACAGTGTAGGCAAAGCTGGGCCTAGAACCTAGTCCTTCCTGCTGTATCTTGTGGCTCCACCCTGCTTTTACCTAGGCAGAACAGGACTTACTTTCCCATGTAAGTGCCAGTGAGAGTCCTAGGCTGTCTGTGGCTGCTCTGGAAGATGGTACTTAATGTTCCCCTTTCAAAATTTAATTTTGGAAGTTTTATGCTCCAAGTTTCTCATTCTCCTCATCAAGTTTTGCCTTGCACTCACCTGCTCAGCAGCCAGATCCTGAGCACTGCTGGGCGTAGCTAGGAGCATGAGCCACAGGAGAACAACCAGAGTCTGCATGGTGGAAGCTAGAAGGGAAAAGCACAGTAGAGCTAGATGTGCTGTAGTCAGTCTGCCTCCTTGTTTGTCCCAGCTAGCTCCGTCCTCTCCACCTAGCAGGTGCTGAATGTGCCCTTAGCATCTGTCTGCAGCAAGGCCTGGTGCTGCTTTTGAATAAAGACACTTGTGCAAGTGCAGCAATTCACactggggctgcgtctacactggcatgattttctgcaaatgcttttaacggaaaagttttccgttaaaagcatttttggaacagagcatctagattggcaggacgcttttgcacagaagcactttttgtggaaaagcgtccgtgccaatccagacgcgcttttctgcaaaaaaaagccccgatcgccattttcgcaatcagggcttttttgcgggaaacaaatctgagctgtctacactggcccttttgcacaaaaggacttttgcccgaacgggagcagcataatatttccgcaaggaGCACCGACAATCtttcatgagatcgtcagtgcttttgtggaaattcaagcggccagtgtagacagctggcaagtgtttgcggaaaaactggccagtctagacacagcctgggtgaaaTAAAAGCTGAGTTAAGTGGCTCCTGCTGTGGGCCTGCACATACgtacaccccctgcccagcccccaatTCAttcctagccccagccctgctccctgcgtAGCTGTCTCCTGGGAGGGTCACTGCTTGCAGGAGCATGTTCCTACCGCACCATTCAGCAACACTGATGGGCTCCAGAAGGAGTCGGGGGAGCTCTTCCTCACCCTAACGCATACCAAGGGATAGCAGCTAAAGCAGAGAGAAAGTACAGGCCAGGGCTGGCCTCACTCAAGAGTCCCAGTAGAACCCACCCACACATGCCCCCAAGCTCCCTGGAGCCAGTAACCCTGTTCTTCAGAAATCCAGTGTTAACCTGCGCGGGAGGATTCTGTACAAGGCTGTCTGGTCCAAGAGCTAGTGTTACCCAAGCTTTCTTCCTAGAGAAATCAGAGCTGTGCTGGGATGCCATGTCCCTGAGGTCAGATGCCAAAGGGGTAGGGACAGGGGAAAGCAGGGTTTGTATACATTCCAGAAAGTGAAGCAAGGGCACTTGTATTCAACTAGCCAGAAGAGCAGGAGCCTGCACATGTGTTTCAGATTAAATGCAGTTCTAAAGCAAACATGGCAGTTGCTCGAATTACAGACTCTTAAAGCCACGTCTCCACAATGGCTACAATTTAGGGACCATCCTGTTCAGGCAGAGAATTCCCTCGCAAGAGAAAGACAGCTTTCCTAGCCGCCTCAGGGTGGGATACAGTGTGCCCCTACCGCACCCGCCAAAAGATTCTTCTGTCATTGTTTCTGCTTGGAGCAGACCTGAAACCGGCGATGCGGTCCAGTTTTACAAGACCCGGGGAGCCTCCCCACATCTGTGCACGCTTACTCAGGCATCATCCTCCAGCTAGGAGAGAAGTATCGTGGATTTCTTTCCAGGGCAGAAAATATACACTGAGTGGAGCTGCTGTGCTGGACCCAGGCAATGTTAGGTGGTGTGATGGTTGAGATTCAGGGACTTCTTGTTCCTGGGAGAGTGAGCCTTATGGTGGGGATTTCTGAGCAGAGAGGGTCTGGCTGCATGTTGTCAGCAGATGCCTGCTGCAAGCAGTTTCTTCACCTGTCTCTCCTGTTTACTGTGGGAGGTTTGGCCTGGGCTAAGCATGAGATGTGGGTTTTCCATGAAGTGTGGCCTTTTC
The nucleotide sequence above comes from Pelodiscus sinensis isolate JC-2024 chromosome 21, ASM4963464v1, whole genome shotgun sequence. Encoded proteins:
- the SERPINF1 gene encoding pigment epithelium-derived factor, translating into MLSTLIQGASTGQYWLRGARASTMQTLVVLLWLMLLATPSSAQDLAAEQDSSIPEGGNTEAVEEEDPFYKSPVNKLAAAVSNFGYDLYRQQSSKTPTANVLLSPFSVATALSGLLLGAGERTEGLISRALFYDLLDKAEVHNTYKELLASITAPAKGLRSATRIVVERKLRMKIGFVSQLEKSYGARPKVLTGNANSDLQDINNWVQQQTKGKMVKFLKAIPTSISICLIGAAYLKGQWGTKFDPTKTTLQDFHLDEERSVKVPMMSEPKAILRYGFDSELNCKIAQLPLSGGVSAMFFLPQKVTQNMTLIEESLTSEFVHDIDKELKTIPAVLSMPRLTLSSEGALGSTLQEMRLQSLFTSPDFSKISPKPTKLSHVQHQAVLELNEDGAGSTPNPVPNAARLTFPLDYHLDRPFLVVLRDDATGTLLFIGKVLDPRST